Proteins encoded within one genomic window of Granulicella pectinivorans:
- a CDS encoding type II toxin-antitoxin system HicA family toxin — translation MGTLTNISGEEAAKAFMRAGWERQGQRGSHLVLSKPGMRCHLTIPQHKELARGRFVPSFECETDRG, via the coding sequence ATGGGAACGCTCACCAACATCTCCGGAGAAGAAGCTGCCAAGGCCTTCATGCGTGCCGGATGGGAGCGCCAAGGTCAGCGAGGTAGCCACCTCGTTTTAAGCAAGCCAGGAATGCGCTGTCACCTTACGATCCCGCAGCACAAAGAACTCGCAAGGGGACGCTTCGTTCCCTCATTCGAATGCGAGACTGACCGTGGATGA
- a CDS encoding type II toxin-antitoxin system HicB family antitoxin yields the protein METDEDGWIVVECPALPGCVSQGRTEEEAMANIKDAIEAWMWAEDQKAIGELPSDRSAV from the coding sequence ATGGAAACCGATGAAGATGGCTGGATCGTAGTCGAATGCCCTGCCTTGCCCGGTTGCGTATCTCAGGGCCGCACCGAGGAAGAGGCCATGGCAAACATCAAAGATGCAATTGAAGCTTGGATGTGGGCCGAAGATCAAAAGGCGATTGGAGAGTTGCCATCGGATCGTTCAGCGGTCTGA
- a CDS encoding amidohydrolase: protein MLKAGVAALLVISGAALFGQDVAAFEKQEMPGLVTMYKGLHAHPELSHFEANTSAMVSAELKKAGYTVTDHVGVYPDGSKAYGVVGILKNGAGPTLLVRGDMDALPVIEETGVPYASHVMTKNKSGQEVGVMHACGHDVHTTVLVGTARALAANKGLWHGTLMIVGQPSEETIDGAKAMIADHLYERFGKPDMVIGLHDSAEHAAGTVAMRSGAAMASSTSIDVTIKGIGGHGARPNQGRDPVVLAAEFIMQLQTIVSREENPLDPSVVTVGDIHGGTKRNIIPNEVKLELTTRSLSDAGRKVILDGIRSMAAGIAVSAALPKGLEPVVTVLEDESAPLQYNDPALAERVHAALVKALGAEKVEPEPVAMGSEDVGVFGLDGKIPVMYYRLGSANPAKLAAAKAAGKELPGWHTSRFEPDPEPTLETGVKSLTAVSIALLQ, encoded by the coding sequence ATGCTGAAGGCTGGTGTTGCTGCTTTGCTGGTTATTTCGGGTGCCGCGTTGTTCGGGCAGGATGTGGCTGCGTTTGAGAAGCAGGAGATGCCTGGGCTGGTGACGATGTACAAGGGCCTGCATGCGCATCCGGAGCTCTCGCACTTTGAAGCGAATACCTCTGCGATGGTGTCGGCGGAGCTGAAGAAGGCTGGCTACACCGTTACGGATCACGTGGGAGTTTATCCGGATGGGTCGAAGGCGTATGGGGTTGTGGGGATCTTGAAGAACGGGGCGGGGCCGACGTTGCTGGTGCGGGGGGATATGGACGCACTGCCGGTGATCGAGGAGACGGGCGTTCCCTATGCGAGCCATGTGATGACCAAGAACAAGAGCGGCCAGGAGGTCGGGGTGATGCATGCGTGCGGGCATGATGTGCATACGACCGTGCTGGTGGGGACGGCGCGGGCTCTGGCGGCGAACAAGGGGCTTTGGCATGGCACGCTGATGATTGTTGGGCAGCCCTCGGAAGAGACCATCGATGGGGCGAAGGCTATGATTGCGGACCACCTGTATGAACGGTTCGGGAAGCCGGATATGGTGATTGGGCTGCACGATTCGGCCGAGCATGCCGCGGGAACCGTGGCGATGCGGAGCGGGGCGGCGATGGCGAGTTCGACTTCGATCGATGTGACGATCAAGGGGATTGGCGGGCATGGGGCGAGGCCGAACCAAGGGCGCGATCCGGTGGTGCTGGCGGCGGAGTTCATCATGCAGTTGCAGACGATTGTGAGCAGGGAGGAGAATCCGCTGGACCCGTCGGTTGTGACGGTGGGGGATATCCACGGCGGAACGAAGCGGAATATCATTCCGAACGAGGTGAAGCTGGAGCTGACGACGCGGTCGCTGTCGGATGCTGGGCGGAAGGTGATTCTCGATGGGATTCGGTCGATGGCGGCGGGGATTGCGGTATCTGCGGCGTTGCCGAAGGGGCTGGAGCCGGTGGTGACGGTGCTGGAGGATGAGTCGGCTCCGCTGCAGTACAACGATCCGGCGCTTGCGGAGAGGGTGCATGCGGCGCTGGTGAAGGCTCTGGGTGCGGAGAAGGTGGAGCCGGAGCCGGTGGCGATGGGCTCGGAGGATGTGGGTGTTTTTGGGCTGGATGGGAAGATTCCGGTGATGTATTACCGGCTGGGATCGGCGAATCCGGCGAAGCTGGCAGCGGCGAAGGCGGCGGGGAAAGAGCTGCCGGGATGGCATACGAGCCGGTTCGAGCCGGATCCGGAGCCTACTCTGGAGACGGGCGTGAAGAGCCTTACGGCGGTTTCCATCGCTTTACTGCAATAA
- a CDS encoding alpha-galactosidase → MRIRLFAFVLMIASGVVAQTTKPVAATPPMGWNSWDAYGLTITEEQFRANVKVLATALKPYGWNYAVIDEGWFMVNPTDSPKPSTSGMLIDAYGRYIPAVTRFPSAVGDRGFEQIGRDVHAAGLKFGIHIVRGIPRMAVIANTPVEGSAFHAVDVADQEDACPWDPTNWGVKDNAAGQAYYDSLLRQFAGWGVDLLKVDCISDHPYKVDEIRMIRRAIEKAGRPVVLSLSPGPTNLSHAAEVGELAQMWRISDDIWDVWKAETGFPQSVTSQFARVAAWEKYAKPGNWPDADMLPLGELRPQPGWGKARTSRLTEDESKTQITLWAMARSPLILGANLTMLDGFTTTLLVNRDLIRIDQASMGSREVSHEGDLIAWTADLPGREKALALFNVGDTPMTMDVEFAKYGLGKGKYRVRNVWDGTAAGRTGEVKGVVVPAHGCVVWMLRAGAGEDLLGD, encoded by the coding sequence ATGCGGATTCGTCTTTTTGCCTTTGTTTTGATGATTGCGAGTGGGGTGGTCGCGCAAACGACCAAGCCGGTGGCGGCAACTCCTCCGATGGGATGGAATAGCTGGGATGCGTACGGGCTGACCATTACCGAGGAGCAGTTTCGGGCCAATGTGAAGGTGCTGGCGACGGCACTGAAGCCCTACGGGTGGAACTACGCGGTGATCGACGAGGGGTGGTTCATGGTGAACCCCACGGACAGCCCGAAGCCTTCGACGTCGGGGATGCTGATCGATGCGTATGGCCGGTATATTCCGGCGGTGACGCGATTTCCTTCGGCGGTGGGAGATCGTGGGTTCGAGCAGATTGGGCGGGATGTGCATGCGGCGGGGCTGAAGTTTGGCATTCATATTGTGCGGGGGATTCCGCGGATGGCGGTGATCGCCAATACGCCGGTTGAGGGAAGCGCGTTTCATGCGGTGGATGTCGCGGACCAGGAGGATGCCTGTCCGTGGGACCCTACGAACTGGGGCGTCAAGGACAATGCGGCGGGGCAGGCGTATTACGACTCGCTGCTGCGGCAGTTTGCAGGGTGGGGGGTGGATCTGCTGAAGGTGGATTGTATTTCGGACCATCCGTACAAGGTGGATGAGATCCGGATGATTCGACGGGCGATCGAGAAGGCGGGCAGGCCGGTGGTGTTGAGTCTGTCGCCGGGGCCGACGAATTTGAGTCATGCTGCGGAGGTGGGGGAGCTGGCGCAGATGTGGCGGATCTCGGATGACATCTGGGATGTGTGGAAGGCGGAGACGGGGTTTCCGCAAAGCGTGACGAGCCAGTTTGCGCGGGTGGCGGCGTGGGAGAAGTATGCGAAGCCGGGGAACTGGCCGGATGCGGATATGCTTCCGCTGGGTGAGCTGCGGCCGCAGCCGGGGTGGGGGAAGGCTCGGACGTCGCGGCTGACGGAGGATGAATCGAAGACGCAGATTACGCTTTGGGCGATGGCTCGGTCGCCGCTGATTCTGGGGGCGAATCTGACGATGCTGGATGGGTTTACGACGACGTTGTTGGTGAATCGGGATCTGATCCGGATCGACCAGGCTTCGATGGGAAGCCGGGAGGTTTCGCATGAAGGCGATTTGATTGCGTGGACGGCGGATCTGCCGGGGCGGGAGAAGGCGCTGGCGTTGTTCAATGTGGGGGATACGCCGATGACGATGGATGTGGAGTTTGCGAAGTATGGGCTGGGGAAGGGGAAGTACAGGGTACGGAATGTCTGGGACGGGACCGCGGCGGGGCGGACGGGGGAGGTGAAAGGTGTGGTGGTGCCGGCGCATGGATGCGTGGTGTGGATGCTGCGGGCGGGGGCTGGGGAGGATCTGCTGGGGGATTGA
- the ruvB gene encoding Holliday junction branch migration DNA helicase RuvB — MSKDADRLVSGKRGEEDAAFELKLRPTRLAEFIGQEKAKEQLAIALEAAKSRGEALDHVLLFGPPGLGKTTLATIIANELGVGYQQTSGPALQIQGDLTAILTNLREKQVLFLDEIHRLQAVLEEKLYTALEDYTLDIMIGTGPSARTHVMEIKPFTFVAATTRPGLLSSPLRSRFGILLRLEFYTEDELRFVVERSAEVMGVPIDHDGAAEIAMRSRGTPRIANRLLRRVRDYAQVRANGEITRPVAMAALEMLEVDAHGFDQLDRRLLMTIIEKYDGGPVGLNTLAAALAEEQDALEEVYEPFLIQIGFLDRTPRGRVATRLAYEHFGIEMPGPRGLF; from the coding sequence ATGAGCAAGGATGCGGATCGGCTGGTTTCCGGCAAGCGCGGGGAGGAAGACGCGGCGTTTGAGCTGAAGCTGCGACCGACGCGGCTGGCGGAGTTCATTGGGCAGGAGAAGGCGAAGGAGCAGTTGGCGATTGCGCTGGAGGCAGCGAAGAGCCGTGGGGAGGCTTTGGACCATGTGCTGCTGTTTGGGCCTCCGGGGCTGGGGAAGACGACGCTGGCGACGATTATTGCGAATGAGCTTGGGGTGGGGTACCAGCAGACGAGTGGGCCTGCGTTGCAGATTCAGGGGGATCTGACGGCGATTCTGACGAACCTGCGGGAGAAGCAGGTGTTGTTTCTAGACGAGATTCACCGGTTGCAGGCAGTGTTGGAAGAGAAGCTGTATACGGCGCTCGAGGACTATACGCTGGACATCATGATCGGGACCGGGCCGAGCGCGCGGACGCATGTGATGGAGATCAAGCCGTTTACGTTTGTGGCGGCGACGACGCGGCCGGGGTTGTTGAGTTCGCCGCTGCGGTCTCGGTTTGGGATTTTGCTGCGGTTGGAGTTCTACACCGAAGATGAGCTGCGGTTTGTGGTGGAGCGGTCGGCGGAGGTGATGGGGGTGCCGATCGACCATGATGGAGCGGCGGAGATTGCGATGCGGTCGCGGGGGACTCCGCGTATTGCGAACCGGCTGCTGCGGCGGGTGCGGGACTATGCGCAGGTGCGGGCGAATGGGGAGATTACGCGTCCGGTGGCGATGGCGGCGCTGGAGATGCTCGAGGTGGATGCGCATGGGTTCGATCAGTTGGACCGGCGGCTGCTGATGACGATCATCGAGAAGTACGATGGGGGGCCGGTGGGGCTGAATACTTTGGCGGCCGCGTTGGCTGAGGAGCAGGATGCGCTGGAAGAGGTGTATGAGCCGTTTTTGATCCAGATTGGGTTTCTGGATCGTACGCCGAGAGGTAGGGTGGCTACGCGGCTGGCGTATGAGCACTTTGGGATTGAGATGCCTGGGCCGCGTGGGTTGTTTTAA
- a CDS encoding DUF4265 domain-containing protein, producing MSESEEEFVKVVIDLPDAEDGVGGEGVWSVKVGEDRYEIRNSPWHTLEINFMDVVRAIASAENKNPVVQEVVRRGGHRAIQIVFCDEGMEKKDVVFARVEELGASCENADGKLYAIDLPPLVDFDSVADYLEECQGMGWLEQRYAAQPQAMGTEDLVN from the coding sequence ATGTCTGAATCGGAAGAAGAGTTTGTGAAGGTTGTGATCGATCTCCCGGACGCTGAGGATGGGGTTGGCGGCGAAGGAGTGTGGTCGGTGAAGGTGGGGGAGGATCGATATGAGATCCGCAATTCGCCATGGCACACACTTGAAATCAACTTCATGGATGTGGTGAGGGCTATCGCTTCCGCCGAGAACAAGAATCCCGTGGTGCAGGAGGTCGTCCGCCGCGGTGGGCACCGGGCGATTCAGATCGTCTTTTGCGACGAAGGGATGGAGAAGAAGGATGTGGTCTTCGCACGGGTGGAGGAGCTTGGCGCGAGCTGCGAGAATGCGGACGGAAAGCTCTATGCGATCGATCTTCCTCCTCTGGTGGACTTCGATAGCGTTGCGGATTATCTCGAAGAGTGTCAGGGGATGGGCTGGCTGGAGCAGCGGTATGCGGCGCAGCCTCAAGCTATGGGAACGGAAGACTTGGTTAACTAG
- a CDS encoding DUF2339 domain-containing protein, with amino-acid sequence MEIWILLLVVLGWLVVRGFDNREARERMERQDEEISRLRNQIAAMEKAIAWQMAAVVAKAEAEKAAEEITIRPAAYRAPVAEPVAFVAPVAVPTEEVLAVPPPVAAAPVVAASVTGEFVAPEPVFREAEPVVAPAPAPPPPPPPLVAEQVFVAAKERESLEQRLGTNWLNRIGVTFVVFGVAFGLAYEVTHVGPVGRILMAFGVALVMLGGGLWLEPKAQYRVFARAGIGGGWALGFLTTYAMYFFPATQVLRSQAVDLVLLFAVGVGMVVHSLRYRSQVVTGLAFLLAFSTVTISQVSAFSLLASAVLALGLEFVCVREEWYGLEIAGVLAAYGNHFLWLDKVLESYGGPGHPFPLWGQSTGLLLLFWAIFRAGYCVRKPKSAAAEGMSGLVAVLNSIGVMTLMKYQSFHPEYAFRALLALGAVEMGLAFAMRGRRRPAFAVLVTIGSVLLVAAIPFRFHGVTWPLLWVLEGEALFVCGVVLRERLMRWLGMLVHLLVVGQMIAMHGEIVGGAWTADSALVATTFFVVAAAMWGNAEWLGRREAEPLGHDISPYAGTLMLSSFAAALCTVAGLWIVIPGWTLVLVWGLLALVLAEVGIRSRSMGLRVEGYAVLAVALVRLMVVNLSAAGTAGFGDVRLWAGLSVMAGCVALHLRLRAGADAVHALESQGVSEVVMWAASGLAMFLLYLEIAPAWLAVAWVGLALVLLEVGIRERSAGPRLQGYGALLGSLVWLVAVNFQSGAQAGWGDLRLWAGVGVVAGCLLFYEGIGRALEAASRERSLVGGAVMWCASALVSSLLYMELPERWLAAGWAGFALVLAGAALVRDGARIRSKALILAVMVVARGLTVNLAPVLFAGETTVWPQGWGRVAFFTAVGLLGAAVPVGFFLRRKALAERHWMGAVLEHPEQVFFFAVFALLAAWAPAEFHGGNLTMAWSGLGLAFFLVALAAGERSFRLSGLGLLLVGVAKLLVVDIWGLPQGERIFLFVAVGVALILVSFLYSRFGDRLKEYL; translated from the coding sequence TTGGAGATTTGGATTCTGCTGCTGGTGGTTTTGGGCTGGCTGGTCGTTCGCGGGTTCGATAACCGCGAGGCTCGCGAGCGGATGGAGCGGCAGGACGAAGAGATCTCCCGGTTGCGGAACCAGATCGCGGCAATGGAGAAGGCGATCGCCTGGCAGATGGCCGCGGTTGTGGCGAAGGCTGAGGCGGAAAAAGCAGCGGAAGAAATTACGATTCGTCCGGCTGCGTATCGGGCGCCGGTGGCTGAGCCTGTTGCGTTTGTGGCCCCTGTCGCTGTTCCGACGGAAGAAGTTTTGGCTGTGCCACCGCCTGTGGCGGCCGCTCCGGTTGTGGCCGCTTCGGTGACCGGGGAGTTCGTGGCGCCGGAGCCGGTGTTTCGTGAGGCAGAGCCTGTTGTTGCGCCTGCGCCTGCGCCTCCACCACCGCCTCCACCTCTTGTTGCAGAGCAGGTGTTCGTTGCGGCGAAGGAGCGGGAGTCGCTGGAGCAGAGGCTGGGGACCAACTGGCTGAACCGGATCGGCGTGACGTTTGTGGTGTTCGGCGTGGCGTTTGGGCTGGCGTATGAGGTGACGCATGTGGGTCCGGTGGGGCGGATTCTGATGGCGTTTGGCGTGGCGCTGGTGATGCTGGGCGGGGGACTCTGGCTGGAGCCGAAGGCTCAGTACAGGGTGTTTGCGCGGGCGGGGATTGGGGGCGGGTGGGCGCTCGGGTTCTTGACCACGTATGCGATGTACTTCTTTCCGGCGACGCAGGTGCTGCGGTCGCAGGCGGTGGACCTGGTGCTGCTGTTCGCGGTGGGCGTAGGGATGGTGGTGCACTCGCTGCGATACCGGTCGCAGGTGGTGACGGGACTGGCGTTTCTGCTGGCGTTTTCGACGGTGACGATCAGCCAGGTGTCGGCGTTCAGTCTGCTGGCGAGCGCGGTGCTGGCGCTGGGGCTGGAGTTCGTGTGTGTGCGGGAGGAGTGGTACGGGCTGGAGATCGCCGGGGTTCTGGCGGCTTATGGAAACCACTTCCTGTGGCTCGACAAGGTGCTGGAGAGCTATGGCGGGCCGGGGCATCCGTTTCCGCTGTGGGGGCAGAGTACGGGGCTGCTGCTTTTGTTCTGGGCGATCTTCCGGGCGGGGTACTGCGTGCGGAAGCCGAAGAGCGCGGCGGCGGAGGGGATGTCGGGGCTGGTCGCGGTGCTGAACTCGATTGGCGTGATGACGCTGATGAAGTACCAGAGCTTTCACCCGGAGTATGCGTTCCGGGCGCTGCTGGCGCTGGGCGCGGTGGAGATGGGGCTGGCGTTTGCGATGCGCGGGCGGCGGAGGCCTGCGTTCGCGGTGCTGGTGACGATTGGGTCGGTGCTGCTGGTGGCGGCGATTCCGTTCCGGTTCCATGGGGTGACGTGGCCGCTGCTTTGGGTGCTGGAGGGCGAGGCGCTGTTTGTGTGTGGCGTGGTGCTGCGCGAGAGGCTGATGCGGTGGCTGGGGATGCTGGTGCATCTGCTGGTGGTGGGGCAGATGATCGCGATGCATGGAGAGATCGTCGGCGGGGCGTGGACGGCGGACTCGGCGTTGGTGGCGACGACGTTCTTCGTGGTCGCGGCGGCGATGTGGGGGAATGCGGAGTGGCTGGGGCGGCGGGAGGCGGAGCCGCTGGGTCACGACATTTCTCCGTATGCCGGGACGCTGATGCTGAGCTCGTTTGCGGCGGCGTTGTGTACGGTCGCCGGGCTCTGGATCGTGATTCCGGGGTGGACGCTGGTGCTGGTGTGGGGTTTGCTGGCGCTGGTGCTGGCGGAGGTAGGGATTCGGTCGCGGTCGATGGGGCTGCGGGTCGAGGGGTATGCGGTGCTGGCGGTGGCTCTGGTGCGGTTGATGGTGGTCAACCTGAGTGCTGCGGGGACGGCGGGTTTTGGGGATGTGAGGCTGTGGGCGGGGCTGAGTGTGATGGCGGGTTGTGTGGCGCTGCATCTGCGTCTGCGGGCGGGCGCGGATGCGGTGCATGCGCTGGAGAGTCAGGGCGTCTCCGAGGTGGTGATGTGGGCTGCGAGCGGGCTGGCGATGTTCCTGCTGTATCTTGAGATCGCTCCGGCGTGGCTGGCGGTGGCATGGGTGGGGCTTGCGCTGGTGCTGCTGGAGGTTGGGATTCGGGAACGGTCGGCTGGGCCTCGGTTGCAGGGGTATGGGGCTTTGCTGGGGTCGCTGGTGTGGCTGGTGGCGGTCAACTTCCAGAGCGGCGCGCAGGCGGGATGGGGAGACCTGCGGCTTTGGGCCGGGGTCGGGGTGGTCGCGGGATGCTTGTTGTTCTATGAGGGGATTGGGCGGGCTCTGGAGGCGGCTTCCCGGGAGCGGTCGCTGGTGGGTGGCGCGGTGATGTGGTGCGCGAGCGCGCTGGTGTCTTCGCTGCTGTACATGGAGCTGCCGGAGAGGTGGCTGGCGGCGGGGTGGGCGGGGTTTGCGCTGGTGCTGGCGGGGGCTGCGCTGGTGAGGGATGGGGCCAGGATTCGGAGCAAGGCGCTGATTCTGGCGGTGATGGTGGTGGCACGGGGTCTGACGGTGAATCTTGCTCCGGTGCTGTTCGCGGGGGAGACGACGGTCTGGCCGCAGGGGTGGGGGAGGGTGGCGTTCTTTACGGCTGTCGGGCTGCTGGGGGCGGCTGTGCCGGTCGGGTTTTTCCTGCGGCGCAAGGCGTTGGCGGAGCGGCACTGGATGGGTGCTGTGCTGGAGCACCCGGAGCAGGTGTTCTTCTTTGCCGTGTTTGCGCTGCTGGCGGCGTGGGCTCCGGCGGAGTTCCATGGCGGGAACCTGACCATGGCGTGGAGCGGGCTGGGTTTGGCGTTTTTCCTGGTGGCGCTGGCGGCGGGGGAGAGGAGCTTTCGGTTGTCGGGGTTGGGGCTGCTGCTGGTGGGCGTGGCGAAGCTGCTGGTGGTCGATATCTGGGGGCTGCCGCAGGGGGAACGGATCTTCCTGTTCGTGGCCGTGGGCGTGGCTTTGATTCTGGTTTCGTTTCTTTATTCGCGGTTTGGGGATCGGTTGAAGGAGTACCTGTGA
- the murQ gene encoding N-acetylmuramic acid 6-phosphate etherase, which yields MENLAALTTEARNPASAKIDELSTLDLLTVINDEDAKVAAAVQAELPRIAQAVDAIAARFQQGGRLFYTGAGTSGRLGVLDASECPPTFSVTAELVQGLIAGGDRALRLSSEHSEDSKEEGARDLAAAGFTANDTLVGIAASGRTPYVIGTLEYARSLGALTVSLTCVANSAMAAVAEIAIAPVTGPEVLTGSTRMKAGTATKLVLNMLSTGIMIRTGAVYGNLMVNVKPTNAKLVDRAERIIASATGCDQATAARLLEESGKSVKTAIVMHKLSLDRASAEARLTAAKGILRTALEQ from the coding sequence ATGGAAAACCTGGCCGCCCTCACCACCGAAGCCCGCAACCCTGCCTCCGCGAAGATCGACGAGCTCTCCACCCTCGACCTCCTCACCGTCATCAACGACGAAGACGCAAAGGTAGCAGCGGCGGTCCAGGCCGAGCTCCCCCGCATCGCCCAGGCCGTCGACGCCATCGCAGCCCGCTTCCAGCAGGGCGGACGCCTCTTCTACACCGGAGCCGGAACCAGCGGACGACTCGGAGTCCTCGACGCCAGCGAGTGCCCCCCCACCTTCTCCGTGACCGCCGAACTCGTACAAGGACTCATCGCCGGCGGCGACCGCGCCCTGCGCCTCTCCTCCGAGCACTCCGAAGACTCCAAAGAAGAGGGAGCCCGCGACCTCGCCGCCGCCGGCTTCACCGCCAACGACACCCTCGTCGGCATCGCCGCCTCCGGCCGCACCCCCTATGTCATCGGCACCCTCGAATACGCCCGCTCCCTCGGAGCTCTCACCGTCTCCCTCACCTGCGTCGCCAACTCCGCAATGGCCGCTGTAGCCGAGATTGCCATCGCCCCCGTCACCGGCCCCGAGGTCCTCACCGGAAGCACCCGCATGAAGGCCGGTACCGCCACCAAGCTCGTCCTCAACATGCTCTCGACGGGAATCATGATACGCACCGGAGCCGTCTACGGCAACCTCATGGTGAACGTAAAGCCGACGAACGCGAAACTCGTCGACCGCGCCGAACGCATCATCGCCAGCGCCACCGGATGCGATCAGGCCACCGCCGCCCGCCTCCTGGAAGAGTCCGGCAAGTCCGTCAAGACCGCCATCGTCATGCACAAGCTATCCCTCGACCGCGCCTCCGCCGAAGCCAGACTCACGGCCGCCAAGGGAATCCTGCGCACCGCCCTGGAGCAATAA
- a CDS encoding Y-family DNA polymerase, protein MADEVHIPEYEEGFRRLQADRFGFLHIDLNSFFASVEQQLHPEWRDRPLAVVPTMADTTSCIAASYEAKALGIKTGTQVGEAKRICPEIILVAGSHTEYAKFSHKIAEAVERCCPVAHTPSIDEMVCQLIGREQEPPRARKIALEIKQAIKDDVGETLRCSIGMAPNRYLAKIASDMQKPDGLIGLLPSQLPRAIAHLELRDLPGVGAKTEIRLNAKGIRTMPELLALDRTGMHALWDSVWGDRLYHWLRGAATGDDGAPVAAEVQKSLGHSHVLGPEHRSQEGAWAVAHKLLHKAAMRLRMEKFYTGSMAVTIKYMLSREEAERMKSKKHTSGIKHSGWGMEARFPDCQDTLSLLDILRKMWAQRPVGPEFQKPFFVGVTLRELVPEDEFQVGLFGDPDNRAQLSSAMDKLNLKFGHTTVHFAGMLPAREAAPTRIAFTQIPVQYGTEYM, encoded by the coding sequence ATGGCGGATGAGGTGCACATTCCGGAGTACGAGGAGGGCTTCCGCCGGTTGCAGGCGGACCGGTTCGGGTTCCTGCATATCGACCTGAACAGCTTCTTCGCCTCGGTGGAACAGCAGTTGCATCCGGAGTGGCGGGACCGGCCTTTGGCCGTGGTGCCTACGATGGCGGATACGACCTCGTGTATCGCGGCGAGCTACGAGGCGAAGGCGCTGGGGATCAAGACGGGCACGCAGGTGGGTGAGGCGAAGAGGATCTGTCCGGAGATCATTCTGGTGGCCGGGTCGCATACGGAGTACGCGAAGTTTTCGCACAAGATTGCGGAGGCGGTGGAGCGATGCTGTCCGGTGGCGCATACGCCTTCGATCGACGAGATGGTGTGCCAGTTGATCGGGCGGGAGCAGGAGCCTCCGCGTGCGCGGAAGATTGCGCTGGAGATCAAGCAGGCGATCAAGGATGATGTGGGCGAGACGCTGCGGTGCTCGATCGGGATGGCTCCGAACCGGTACCTGGCGAAGATTGCGAGCGATATGCAGAAGCCGGATGGGTTGATCGGGCTGCTGCCTTCGCAGTTGCCGCGGGCGATTGCGCATCTGGAACTGAGGGATCTGCCGGGGGTGGGGGCGAAGACGGAGATTCGGCTGAACGCGAAGGGGATTCGCACGATGCCGGAGCTGCTGGCGCTGGACCGGACGGGGATGCACGCGCTATGGGATTCGGTGTGGGGAGATCGGCTGTATCACTGGCTGCGGGGCGCGGCGACGGGGGATGATGGGGCTCCGGTGGCGGCGGAGGTGCAGAAGTCGCTGGGTCACTCGCATGTGCTGGGGCCGGAGCATCGGTCGCAGGAGGGGGCGTGGGCGGTGGCGCATAAGCTGCTACACAAGGCGGCGATGCGGCTGCGGATGGAGAAGTTCTATACGGGGTCGATGGCGGTGACGATCAAGTACATGCTGAGCCGCGAAGAGGCGGAGCGGATGAAGAGCAAGAAGCATACGAGCGGGATCAAGCACTCCGGGTGGGGGATGGAGGCGCGGTTTCCGGACTGCCAGGACACGCTTTCGCTGCTGGATATTCTGCGGAAGATGTGGGCGCAGAGGCCGGTGGGTCCGGAGTTTCAGAAGCCGTTTTTTGTGGGGGTTACGCTGCGGGAGCTGGTGCCCGAGGACGAGTTTCAGGTGGGGCTGTTTGGCGATCCGGATAACCGTGCCCAGCTTTCGAGCGCGATGGATAAGCTGAATCTGAAGTTCGGGCACACGACGGTGCATTTTGCGGGGATGCTGCCGGCGCGGGAGGCTGCGCCGACTCGGATTGCGTTCACGCAGATTCCGGTGCAGTACGGCACGGAGTACATGTAG